In Hydra vulgaris chromosome 06, alternate assembly HydraT2T_AEP, a genomic segment contains:
- the LOC136081785 gene encoding E3 SUMO-protein ligase ZBED1-like has translation MATGGAADVVALNPLVEKKGGKSHVWKYFGFAADDKGNIIDNQKPICKRCRRSFHSKGGNTSNLIKHLKDRHPDLKKEFKQLQAEEDHGTPPQTHKQVTVTEAFQWQQKYDKNSPEARKLNLAVAEFICIDKVPIYTVQKCGFQQMLHHFNPKYQLPSRNFFMYTEIPRMYNDTRDLIIQHLRDKSFYSCTTDLWTSRTADTFMSLTLQYITKSWELQSWCLGCCGLNTDHTA, from the exons ATGGCGACCGGTGGTGCAGCTGATGTGGTAGCTCTAAATCCACTTGTTGAGAAAAAAGGAGGAAAGAGCCATGTGTGGAAATATTTTGGATTTGCGGCTGATGACAAGGGGAATATCATTGATAATCAAAAACCCATTTGCAAACGATGTCGCCGAAGTTTTCACTCAAAAGGAGGAAACACATCGAACTTAATAAAACACCTCAAAGACCGACACCCGGATCTGAAGAAAGAGTTCAAGCAG CTGCAAGCTGAGGAAGACCATGGAACACCCCCGCAAACTCATAAACAGGTAACAGTTACAGAAGCTTTTCAGTGGCaacaaaaatatgacaaaaactCACCTGAGGCAAGAAAGCTGAACCTAGCTGTTGCTGAATTCATATGTATTGATAAAGTGCCCATTTATACAGTTCAAAAATGTGGATTCCAACAAATGCTCCATCATTTCAACCCAAAATACCAGCTTCCAAGTCGAAACTTTTTTATGTACACTGAGATTCCCCGCATGTACAATGACACCAGAGACCTCATAATCCAGCATCTCAGAGACAAATCATTTTACAGCTGCACAACAGATCTTTGGACAAGTAGAACTGCAGACACTTTCATGTCTTTAACTCTGCAGTACATTACTAAATCATGGGAATTGCAATCCTGGTGTCTTGGCTGTTGTGGTCTCAACACAGACCACACTGCTTAA